One region of Cyanobacterium sp. T60_A2020_053 genomic DNA includes:
- a CDS encoding Uma2 family endonuclease codes for MIQALLEDNYLNFAEFINWYPESSQYRYELHNGTIIQMPKPKGKHSQIAGFLLTELTLEIRRLKLPYFAPKECLIKGDALSGYEPDGVILDKNYIENELLWEKQSTLLSGKAIKLVIEVVSTNWSDDYALKLDAYENLGIKEYWIVDYLGIGGRKFIGYPKQPTLTIYTLKNGEYEVQKFRDNEIIKSIIFPQLKLNTEQIFQGDL; via the coding sequence ATGATACAAGCATTATTAGAAGATAATTATTTAAATTTTGCAGAATTTATCAACTGGTATCCCGAATCAAGTCAATATCGCTATGAATTACACAATGGAACAATAATTCAAATGCCAAAACCAAAGGGAAAACATTCACAAATAGCAGGATTTTTACTAACTGAATTAACCCTTGAAATTAGACGATTAAAATTACCTTATTTTGCACCGAAAGAATGTTTAATTAAAGGTGACGCTTTATCAGGATATGAACCAGACGGAGTTATTTTAGATAAAAACTATATAGAAAATGAGCTATTATGGGAAAAGCAATCTACTTTACTATCAGGAAAAGCCATTAAATTAGTTATTGAAGTAGTTAGCACTAATTGGAGTGATGATTATGCTTTAAAATTAGATGCTTATGAAAATTTGGGCATTAAAGAGTATTGGATCGTTGACTATTTAGGTATAGGTGGACGTAAATTTATTGGCTATCCTAAACAACCAACTTTAACTATTTATACTTTAAAAAATGGTGAATATGAAGTTCAAAAATTTAGAGACAATGAAATAATTAAGTCCATAATTTTTCCTCAATTAAAATTAAATACAGAGCAAATTTTTCAAGGCGATTTATAA